The following are encoded together in the Desertifilum tharense IPPAS B-1220 genome:
- a CDS encoding DUF928 domain-containing protein — MFSTTSRFQTLAISLLSLCSVILSTSPLPGMAQVDNLPDVGLPGRRVGGGTRGPCLSDPQEFIAITPPNNVGTTLAEVPTFSVYLPANKADAVEIGLETQNGTLLYPPIVLQKVGSGIIEFSFPKGANYPPLEVGQNYKWYVQIICDLSLGTKDSFVEGWVRRVEPSQDLQQRLQTASDREKVAIYTQEKLWYDRLNSLIDLRRTQPRDVRLNAEWGQLLQEVQLGHLTQAPLLTFPSVDSPPRVNSGDR, encoded by the coding sequence ATGTTCTCCACGACTTCTCGTTTTCAGACCCTTGCTATTAGTCTCCTCTCGCTCTGTAGCGTTATCCTCAGCACGAGTCCTTTACCGGGAATGGCTCAAGTTGATAACCTTCCCGATGTTGGTTTACCCGGACGACGGGTAGGAGGGGGAACTCGCGGACCGTGCTTAAGCGACCCTCAAGAGTTTATCGCCATTACTCCCCCAAACAATGTGGGAACCACGCTTGCAGAAGTCCCGACCTTTTCAGTCTATTTACCCGCCAATAAAGCTGATGCTGTAGAAATTGGACTGGAGACTCAAAACGGAACGCTCCTCTATCCCCCCATTGTTCTGCAAAAGGTCGGTTCTGGGATTATTGAATTTAGTTTTCCGAAGGGTGCAAACTATCCGCCGCTCGAAGTTGGTCAGAACTATAAATGGTATGTCCAAATCATCTGCGATCTGAGCTTAGGCACTAAAGATAGCTTTGTTGAAGGTTGGGTGCGGCGCGTTGAACCCTCTCAGGACTTGCAGCAACGCTTGCAAACGGCTAGCGATCGCGAAAAGGTGGCGATCTACACCCAAGAAAAGCTTTGGTACGATCGCCTCAACAGCTTAATCGATCTACGTCGCACTCAACCGAGAGATGTGCGCCTCAATGCAGAATGGGGACAACTGCTCCAAGAGGTTCAGCTTGGACATTTAACCCAAGCACCGCTCCTGACTTTCCCTTCTGTTGACTCACCACCGCGAGTTAATAGCGGCGATCGCTAA
- a CDS encoding KTSC domain-containing protein, whose product MKLTKLDLSNIMAIGHENDQLTLLIDRGETIEYLEIPAPVYAYQGLQFIDAIATDNIIEAAAEVERLEQSEPEDADIPMLPVRSGMASAIGYDLDRQTLQVAFRNGSVYQYSDVDIDTWEDFRKSASVGKVYNAKIKGIFPSRRVEH is encoded by the coding sequence ATGAAATTAACCAAGCTTGACTTAAGTAATATTATGGCGATCGGTCATGAAAATGACCAGCTTACACTCTTAATTGACCGAGGAGAAACGATTGAGTATTTAGAAATTCCTGCACCTGTTTACGCCTATCAAGGCTTACAATTTATTGATGCCATTGCCACCGACAATATCATTGAAGCCGCCGCAGAAGTCGAACGACTAGAGCAATCAGAACCCGAAGACGCGGACATTCCGATGCTGCCAGTTCGTTCGGGAATGGCTTCTGCCATTGGCTACGATCTAGACCGACAAACTTTGCAAGTTGCCTTCCGCAATGGTTCAGTTTATCAGTATAGCGATGTCGATATCGACACTTGGGAAGATTTCCGAAAATCAGCCTCAGTCGGCAAAGTTTACAACGCCAAAATCAAAGGAATTTTTCCTTCGCGACGAGTTGAACATTAA